The Vicia villosa cultivar HV-30 ecotype Madison, WI linkage group LG1, Vvil1.0, whole genome shotgun sequence genome includes a region encoding these proteins:
- the LOC131599997 gene encoding uncharacterized protein LOC131599997, translating to MGNSCMAASSMEWDGEDWEESLKQPKQCSSSSSSSSKVFDQTSHLDHHQNKENDVLGKLRDSCNVNGKITLKISKSELAELLGAIQQNNNNQEPQKQMKMKKKELSSAEQVLYRIIKARDHEIANKHHWSSHWKPVLETIPEC from the coding sequence ATGGGAAACTCTTGCATGGCAGCATCGTCAATGGAATGGGATGGAGAGGACTGGGAAGAATCTTTGAAGCAGCCAAAGCaatgttcatcatcatcatcatcatcaagtaagGTGTTTGACCAAACTTCTCATCTTGATCACCATCAGAATAAGGAGAATGATGTTTTAGGAAAGCTTAGAGATTCTTGTAATGTAAATGGGAAAATCACGTTGAAGATTTCAAAGAGTGAGCTAGCTGAATTATTGGGAGCGATACAACAGAATAATAATAATCAAGAGCCGCAGAaacagatgaagatgaagaagaaggaatTAAGTTCTGCAGAACAAGTTCTTTATCGGATAATAAAAGCTAGAGACCATGAAATTGCAAATAAGCATCATTGGAGTAGTCATTGGAAACCGGTTTTAGAGACTATTCCTGAATGTTAA